In one Nicotiana sylvestris chromosome 8, ASM39365v2, whole genome shotgun sequence genomic region, the following are encoded:
- the LOC138875140 gene encoding uncharacterized protein encodes MVGQVLESHKITFHEDELPPEGLRHNKALHITVQCGDYLITRILIDGVSSVNICPLVTLKTLGKGLHEIKYGAINVKAFDGSQRSTIGEIVLCLQMGPTWLDVDFQVIDVPASYNLLLGQPWIHVVGAIASTLHQVVKFEWNHQEVIIHGAASNPIYSRQTISAIEGRRKLGGET; translated from the coding sequence atggtaggacaagttctggaaagccataagatcacctttcatgaggacgagctgccacctgaagggttaaGGCACAataaagcactgcacatcaccgtgcaatgcgggGACTATCTCATCACTAGAATCTTGATCGATGGAGTTTCTAGtgtcaatatttgtccgttggtaacactcaagacATTGGGTAAAGGACTACACGAAATAAAATatggagctatcaatgtgaaagccttcgatggatctcaaaggtccaccattggtgagattgtcctatgcttacaaatgggaccaacatggttagatgtcgatttccaggtgatagacgtgccagcatcttacaacttactGCTTGGACAGCCATGGATTCATGTTGTTGGGGCcatagcatcaacactacatcaggtagtaaagttcgaatggaatcaccaggaagtgatcattcacggtgccGCTAGtaatcctatatacagtcgccagaccatttcggctatcgagggaagaaggaagttggGAGGAGAGACTTAa